Part of the Arachis hypogaea cultivar Tifrunner chromosome 6, arahy.Tifrunner.gnm2.J5K5, whole genome shotgun sequence genome, AAGTGCTTTCAATATCTTATTATTCATTAACAAACTAAGCACATACTCTTCTTAGTTCAGTTACAAGCGTTACAAAGactggtttctttttttttttctcccatGAGTCAGGATAGCTTTTTTATTTTCCCAGATTTACCATGATAATCCATTTTGGTAGCTTAAGCTATTTATTAGAAGAAAGGAACACACTTAAGgctattttcaagaatttttaaaTGACGGAATATCCTCTAATTTGTGCCATTCCTTCTCTCCTTTGCCTTTTCTACCATCACTCCCAAACAGACCCTATATATGGTCTCAAACCGTGGAAAGCTAAAAGCTAAATACCTTGAcattcaccttttttttttcttttcctcctggGATATAACAGATCCTTTTTTGAATTATGAACAAAAATATCTGTCAATCAAAAGCTACAAGTGAAATGTTGAAACAAATTTCAGAATCAAATACAAAGGAAGACTAAGGTTTATGGGAATTTCTTAGTTGAATAGAATTGGTAAAGAGTGAAGATAATGCACATGATAAATTTTATTGGTGGACTTTTTCTATTCTAAAGAAAAAAACGCAATCTTCACTCTTCATCTCAGCATTACCCAAAGTTTATTCAACACTGGTAAGGACATGCTGATTATTTTGCGTGTGTAAGCTTTATTCCCATTTGACATACACTTCCATTAATTGTACTCCATGCTTCTCTGCTCCAGTCAGCACTGGCAACATGGCAAACAAAATCAGCAATGGCTTCGTTGCATAAAGCCAAGTCCATGTATCAAACGGGAGTATTAAAAAGAATTCAACATCAAAGTTGGTGACAAATTCATTGTCTAGATTTCATGGCAGAATGTTTATGTTTTAGAATTGCATCGCACAGCTTCACAGCATCACAATTATCTTTGACATTATGCACCCTAACAATGTTAGCTCCAGCCAGAACACCCGCTGTTATAGAAGCAATGGTAGCAGGATCCCTCTCAACAGCAGAAGGTCTGGAACAAATGTCACCTAGAAATCTCTTTCTTGAGGGTCCAATAAGTATAGGAGCACGAGAGATGGCAAAGCTACTCTTGGCAATCTCAGCTCGGATTGCAGGAAGTCCTGTGAGGATATCCAAATTGTCTTCAGTTTTTTTCGAGAATCCAATACCAGGGTCAATAATAATCCTCCATGCTGGAATTCCTGACAGTTCTGCCTGTCTAACCCTTGAATATAACTCGGAGGACACCTCCTTGCAAACATCATCATATTTCAGGTTTTCACTGCTCTGCATAGTGCATGGGTCCCCCCTCATATGCATCGCAACATAAGGAACATCTAGATCTGCAATGACCTTGAACATATTAGGATCTAACTGCCCTGCAGATACATCATTTATAAGATGAGCCCCTCTACTAACTGCTTCTGAAGCAACATCAGAGTAGAAAGTATCAACAGATATGAGCTTTCCCTCTACCTCAGGCATTGACTTTACAGCTTCTAGGACAGGGATTAATCTACTTAATTCTTCTTCAACAGAGATCCTAGATGCCTTTGGTCGCGTAGACTGAGCACCAATATCAATTATATCTGCTCCCTCTGAAATCATTAATTGAACTTGCGATACAGCAGATTCCACAGACTGGAAATTCCCCCCATCACTAAAACTATCTGGGGTCAAATTAAGGATGCCCATAACGGAAGTTCTCAAGGACCAATCAAGTAAGCCATTTGCAACAGGCATTACCCTACATATACCTTCCTGTCCAATAAGTGATTCCCCACCTAATTTTTCCCATAATTCATATAGTCCACCAGAATGGCTCGAAAATGCATGCCAACTAGCAACTGTATCATTGTCAATAGCTGATCCCAGTAAATCCATCAAAGGGGCGATAACAAAAGGCCGCTCCCAAATTCTTTCATGAGGTATATTGAGAATATCAGATCTGACTTTATATTTACCGTAGAATAAAATGTCTAAGTCGATTGGCCTTGGACCATACCTTATTCCATCGGTTCGCCCGAGGTCCTTCTCAATTCTTTTGAGTGCAGCCAATAATTCATGTGGACCTAGTTTAGTAACAGCTCTAACTGCAGAGTTGATAAAGCAAGGTTGATCAGTAATGTATGCTGGTGCTGTCTCATACAAACAAGCATGCCTTGTGACCTGTATGCCTgacttcttcatcattttcaaGGCTTCCTTGAAGTTATGAACCCTATTACCTACATTACTTCCCAAAGCAATCACCACATCCTCATCTTGTGAGCGAGCTTCCACTGAGGAATTTTGTGCTGTGTGAAGACAGGAGAAGCTCGATACTGCATTCAAAATTAAAACAGATCAATGAGGACCACAAAATACATATACAGTTTAGAAACAGTCCAATTGAATAAAGCATACGaataaagggggggggggggaggaggGAATAATTCATTCATGCTCTACAACTTGATTTCGAAGTCTTATGATTAAGAatatttggcttttaaaacttcAACTAATGAAAAGCCAGTCCAGTGACTAATACAGGAATAAGACCTTTTACAGTTACAAGATCTAATTCACAACACACATGGATCTGATTTGATTTTCGATATATGGTCATAGGAAATTCAATCACAAAAAAAGATTTGATGAAGCTTTACAAAAAGGCAGCTTGGTTGAGAAATTTAATTCTAAACATTACCATTGAGATACTTTCTGGCCGTGAAAACCTGATGCCTGGGCAGCCCCAGACACTTCAATATACCCATCTGAGCAGAGGCTTCCGTCTTGGAGTAACTTTGAAGTGAAATATGCTACCTCTCTGGTTTAGTGAATGAATTACACTACAAGAAGGCATGACAAGGAACCAATATCAAGAACCCTCAAAGCACATAGATAAATAGAAGAAAACCTTATATGCTTTCAAGGACTGATCAGCAGCCTCCTTTCTCTTATCAACATACTTGATTTTGGCTAGATACCGATAATAGTTCCCCTTCCTGCAAATGACAAAACAAAAACAATCAAATTCCAAATTCCTCAAACATAAAGACGTTAGAGAGAATGAAAAGAGAGAACAAAATCCCCTCACATCTTATAGAAGAAGACACTAGGTACACCACCAGAACAAGATGGAATAAGGTGTTCATCAATAAGAGCCATGATATCAGTGCAGATATTAGTCAACTCAGATTCAACTTTGTTCCTATAATCCTTAATCATATAAGTAGCCACCATCAAGACTTCAAGTTTAAATAGATACTAATTTTATTCTGCATGTGAAGTGTGTATGCTACACAAATCAGTTGCAAGTTCCCAATGATATCCAAAATGCCTCCTGTCACTATTTATCCAAGAGTGATTCTAATTCCATGTTGTTATAATTTCATTATATAGAATTACAGATTAAACCTCTGTGAAAATGTATGCAAAGAAAATTCCAGATATGTTAATGAGTAGAATAAAGTCAAAGGTTAGTACCTATTGCAAAGAAGACCAATGACAGTTATGTAGGTACCTAAGTGAGAAGCAATGTAGAACACAGTAGAGAAGAGGGCTATGCATAACTGGtagattaaaattaattttaacacaaGATGCTAATTTAAGAATTTTACTCTAACTATATGatttaaacaaaagaaaaagaaaatgacaaAGGCAATTACAAAACCCCAAGAACCCGAACTCCAAGGCAACAGATTGTGTATGAAGGAGCAAAAAACACCATACCCAGAAGAAAGATGAAGTGATGAACGGTGGTGGTGAAGCTTAAAGGGTTGCGCTAGCAGAGAAGACACCTACTACAGCGAAGGAAGCAACCTCATCGGAACACATACACAGAAGTGATTGGTGGTGCTGCGAGGTTGCCGATGTCCTTCCCCTAGAGGCGTAAGAGAGTCAGAGAGAGTTGAACACCAATGTGTTATGCGCCAGCTTGGAGAACTGGGAGTTCCAATTTGAGAGAAATTAGGAACTAGGTTTGGTCCTGGTTAACGACGGTTAAGAAAAattgcatttaaaaaaaatcagttatTTTAAATCAGATAAGATTTTTTAACCGGTTTGATCAATTTTTGGATTATAATGAACAGCTCTAGCTAAAATATCTACAAACAAATAACGAGCTAAGATTAACTGATTAATAACTTTGTGGTTGATTAGAACGTCAAATCTAAGGAAATTTAAATATCCAGTTTTTGATACAATGCAAAGCAATGTGACAAAAAAAACACACGGTTTCCTAAGGATCCAATTTTCTTTAACCAAcatagaaaaggaaaaaagagggaaaaaatcCATTCACACTAGTCCAATGAAaccttttttttgttacaaagaTCCTTTGCCAACAAACATGGATCTGATTTGCTTTTTAGTATTTTGACGATGGTCATAGAAAATTCAGTCACAAAGCTTCAGGAAGATTTAAAAAACTGAGCACTCCATTAAAAAGAGCAGCTTGGTTGACAAAATTAATCTTAAACATTAACATTAAGACACTTCAGTATACTCATCTGAGCAGAGGCTTTCATGTTGAAGTGACTTTGAATTGAATATGCTAACTCCCTTCAATTGGGTGTTCttagtttaataaataaaaagatgttttattttattttttttccaaaggTGGTAATTCTTCATTGATTAGAAAGAAATTGGGCAAAAAAAAATCTGCAATTGGGGGAAACGGGGAATCAGACTTCCAAATTTTAGTTCAAGCACAGGGAAATCTCCAAGAGCAAATTGACGCCATCCTAAAAGGGTAATATATATCAGAATTTTGTTGCAAGAGCAGCAGGAGCTTGGAGTTACCTGGACACCAAGAGAGAGAAATGAACTTGCGAACAGAGTTGCGAGGTTGGCGGCAGAAGAGTCTGAGTCGTCACTGGACAACGACGCCTCCCGGAGCAGTAAGGTACATCTTCAAAGCAAATGCGGATAGAGTCTCTCCTCAGCAAACCACGGGTGGTTTCAATCATTCAATGTTTCATGGTTACCCAATTGTTTGGGGTAGGGTAGTCAAGGAAACCACGGTTGGGGAAGCAAGACGGAGAAGGAATCAGAGCTTCAGAGCGGCTTGGCACCTGGAAGCAATGGAGGAGGAAGGGGGAGTTGCAGATCAGATTCATTCATGTGTCTGGGGCAAGGTTCTAATTATTGATTTACTGGTTCATTGGTCTAATCGATCTAACCGTAATTCAACCAAAAAAAttcgttttaaaataaaataataaataaattataagatGCTTTATGCAAGTAAGCTTATTAGAAATATGCAAAATTCTAAAAACTTGAGAAAGTACCCGTTGAAAGTTTCCAATTACAATTGTTACCAAATATATACGACCGTTATATATGGCTAAATTTTAATGGAAAAGCATCTTATGTGCAATACATCATAAAGGTCACATTCAATAATTTTATTGACCGGAAGCtcattaagaaaataaatgaatatccttaaaaaaataaataaattttattgattttttggcaaccaaatgattgaaaagataagtgAACATAGACCAAATATGCAGGATTGAGCACTAACATTTGGGGAATTAGCAACACTTAACatctaaaacagaaaaaatatttgtacaaaaCTAGATACTAAGAGTTTATAATTTGTGGAAGTATAGACATTTTGCTTATGCTATTGCTGTGAAACATGATCATTAATAACCTTCAAAACTTAGAATTCATGTAATTTGTTTATGCTACTGGTTATTAACAGTCTATATATTTTGCATAACTCATGACATTTGCTTATGTTTTTTTGCGGGAATTAATTCTTAATATTCTATAGTTTGTGGAAGCTTTCTTCTCCTTTTAgtctcttatttctttttttcaatggaaacaagattcaacaacaacaaaaattcaacaacaataaaaattccATCATTCATTTTAATCAGAAAAACTAGGAGGATTAGGATTAGCAGCATTATTCGAAATAAGAGGATTGGCAGGCAAGTTATTATTCACAAATGCATTGTTATCACCAattgcttcttgattaatactatcatccataactaaaattaatatatcattcacaaaattaaaaacagcaaCAATACAGCCAGAAAACTAATAGCAGCACAAAGTTAATACTACCAACAGCATTCAACATtcagcattcagcaacaaacagtatttgatttgatttccatgttagcattcagcaacaaatattacaaaacagcaacaagtaatccctaatcacactaaacctgaaatcaatAAAGCTAACAGAGCATAATCCCTAATTACAAAACAAcaacaagtaatccctaatccATTTATAGCAGCAGcaagaaaatttcaacaaaaatttcagGAATTAAAAAAAGAGCAGCAgcacaaaatcaattatttgatttccaTTAATCCATTCACAATTTCACATTCAAAACTCAGCAAACAGAGCATAAAAGGAAGAGTACTGAAGAAGTGAAAGCAGTGCTAACCTTCGACGGAGACACGGACGGCGAACGACGACCGGCGACACGGCGGCGAGCTGCTCCAAGCCTTGAACAGAGAAGCCAGGGATGACGGGGACAGGGGGAAGGAGGACGCCGATCTACAAGAGAGAACGTGGAGGCGCCGACAGCACGGACGGCGGCGGCAC contains:
- the LOC112696848 gene encoding folate synthesis bifunctional protein, mitochondrial, which encodes MGILKCLGLPRHQVFTARKYLNVSSFSCLHTAQNSSVEARSQDEDVVIALGSNVGNRVHNFKEALKMMKKSGIQVTRHACLYETAPAYITDQPCFINSAVRAVTKLGPHELLAALKRIEKDLGRTDGIRYGPRPIDLDILFYGKYKVRSDILNIPHERIWERPFVIAPLMDLLGSAIDNDTVASWHAFSSHSGGLYELWEKLGGESLIGQEGICRVMPVANGLLDWSLRTSVMGILNLTPDSFSDGGNFQSVESAVSQVQLMISEGADIIDIGAQSTRPKASRISVEEELSRLIPVLEAVKSMPEVEGKLISVDTFYSDVASEAVSRGAHLINDVSAGQLDPNMFKVIADLDVPYVAMHMRGDPCTMQSSENLKYDDVCKEVSSELYSRVRQAELSGIPAWRIIIDPGIGFSKKTEDNLDILTGLPAIRAEIAKSSFAISRAPILIGPSRKRFLGDICSRPSAVERDPATIASITAGVLAGANIVRVHNVKDNCDAVKLCDAILKHKHSAMKSRQ